From a region of the Carassius auratus strain Wakin chromosome 31, ASM336829v1, whole genome shotgun sequence genome:
- the LOC113050297 gene encoding SUN domain-containing protein 2-like, whose translation MSRRSTRVVYKGPSSVPDDDAASTSSTGSTGRISYKESPIRIFKKRTGRKSAGSVSRSSSRASSVSQTLSGQRSENGMSFATQGFSSGYSSTEEHYGQPTKSNPSSTQTVTEPAFDVWDVFHSPAQALVMFYWWLGSSWYSLTSRLSLINVFLLSRCTADMRKAILLVLLLFFLLFGIWCWFPFASRSPPHEVVSRAPSVKHTDRPVKEAFDDPQHHASLSHLKDEIASLHEREANLMRDIELLKMQSMQQKVKSEMMQTDVKSMNDQIRNAEAEQKQQISNLKSSISNLQSAQDLLKERVDAQDSLNSNLRAELSDWLIKHLKDPSSLESTIVLRPELRRALEDLEKRILDKLVHEKESSRDVWRTVGETLQQEGVGAATIQDVKAIVHRAISLYRADGIGMADYALESSGASVLNTRCSETYKTRSACLSVFGIPLWYHSESPRTVIQPELYPGKCWAFQGSQGFLVISLSYPVRITHVTLEHLPKELSPTGRIDSAPKEFAVYGMSEETEDGELLGTFTYDQDGEPIQTFKLPEASDVYSMTELRILSNWGHLEYTCVYRFRVHGEPSLA comes from the exons ATGTCAAGGCGAAGCACAAGGGTAGTGTACAAAGGGCCGTCGTCCGTCCCTGATGATGACGCAGCCAGCACGAGCTCCACTGGATCCACCGGTCGCATATCTTATAAAGAGAGCCcaatcag GATCTTCAAGAAGAGGACGGGGCGCAAGAGCGCAGGCAGTGTTTCCCGCAGTTCAAGTCGCGCAAGCAGCGTGAGTCAGACGCTTTCTGGACAGCGCAGTGAGAATG GCATGTCCTTTGCTACTCAAGGATTCTCCTCTGGATATTCCTCGACTGAGGAGCATTATGGACAACCCACAAAATCAAACCCTA GTTCTACCCAGACTGTAACTGAACCAGCCTTTGACGTGTGGGACGTCTTTCACTCCCCAG CTCAGGCTCTGGTCATGTTCTACTGGTGGCTGGGAAGTTCATGGTACAGCCTGACCTCTCGACTGTCTCTGATCAATGTGTTTCTGCTCAGCAG aTGCACAGCAGATATGAGAAAGGCTATTCTACTTGTCCTACTACTATTCTTTCTCCTTTTTG GAATATGGTGCTGGTTCCCGTTTGCTTCTCGTTCTCCTCCTCATGAGGTTGTTTCCAGGGCTCCATCGGTTAAACACACAGATAGACCAGTGAAAGAAGCGTTTGAT gaTCCCCAACATCATGCCAGCCTGTCACACTTGAAGGATGAGATCGCCAGCTTGCATGAAAGGGAGGCGAACCTGATG AGAGACATCGAACTGCTGAAGATGCAGAGCATGCAACAGAAGGTTAAATCTGAG ATGATGCAAACTGATGTGAAGTCTATGAATGATCAAATAAGGAA TGCTGAGGCTGAACAGAAGCAGCAGATTTCTAATCTGAAGTCCAGCATCTCAAACCTCCAGTCGGCCCAAGACCTCCTCAAGGAAAGAGTTGATGCACAAGACTCTCTCAACAGCAAC CTGAGAGCAGAGCTATCCGATTGGCTAATAAAACACCTGAAAGATCCAAGCTCATTGGAGTCAACCATAGTGCTCCGTCCTGAGCTGCGGAGGGCGCTGGAGGATCTGGAGAAACGGATACTAGACAAGCTAGTGCACGAGAAAGAGAGCAGCAGAGACGTCTGGAGGACCGTGGGGGAGACGCTGCAACAGGAAGGAGTCGGAGCCGCCACTAtacaa GATGTGAAAGCAATCGTCCACAGGGCAATCAgtctgtacagggcagatgggaTTGGAATGGCGGACTATGCCTTGGAATCTTCTG GTGCCAGTGTGCTCAACACTCGTTGCTCAGAGACGTATAAGACCAGATCTGCGTGTCTGAGTGTATTCGGCATTCCTCTGTGGTATCATTCAGAAAGCCCTCGGACTGTTATACAG ccgGAGCTGTATCCTGGGAAGTGTTGGGCATTCCAAGGCTCCCAGGGTTTTCTGGTAATCTCACTGTCTTACCCAGTAAGAATCACTCATGTGACACTCGAACACCTTCCCAAAGAGCTCTCACCGACGGGCCGCATTGACAGCGCGCCTAAGGAATTTGCTGTCTAT GGTATGTCTGAGGAGACTGAAGACGGAGAGTTGCTCGGGACATTCACATATGACCAGGATGGAGAGCCCATTCAGACCTTCAAGCTTCCG GAAGCGTCAGACGTCTACAGCATGACTGAGCTGAGGATCTTGAGTAACTGGGGTCATCTGGAATACACCTGTGTGTATCGATTCAGAGTTCACGGAGAACCTTCACTTGCCTGA
- the LOC113050296 gene encoding solute carrier family 2, facilitated glucose transporter member 1-like produces the protein MEGGKQLTFPLMLTVGTAVIGSLQFGYNTGVINAPQKIIEAFYNQTWTDRHNENIPSTTMTTLWSLSVAIFSVGGIIGSFSVGLFVNRFGRRNSMLMANVLAFIAAALMGFSKMAASWEMLITGRFVVGLYSGLSTGFVPMYVGEVAPTALRGALGTLHQLGIVIGILMAQIFGMDSIMGNATMWPFLLGFTFIPALLQCCLLPFCPESPRFLLIIRNEEDKAKSVLKKLRGMTDVSADMQEMKEESRQMMREKKVTIPELFRSPLYRQPIIIAIMLQLSQQLSGINAVFYYSTKIFEKAGVKQPVYATIGAGVVNTAFTVVSLFVVERAGRRSLHLLGLLGMAGSAVLMTIAVALLEKYDWMSYMSIVAIFAFVAFFEIGPGPIPWFIVAELFSQGPRPSAFAVAGFSNWTANFIVGMCFQYVEELCGAYVFIIFTVFLLCFFIFTYFKVPETKGRTFDEISAGFRQTASGAEKHLPDEMSSLGADSQL, from the exons ATGGAGGGCGGAAAG CAACTGACCTTCCCGCTGATGCTGACTGTCGGGACGGCTGTGATCGGCTCCCTTCAGTTCGGTTACAACACAGGTGTCATCAATGCCCCGCAAAAG ATCATTGAGGCCTTCTACAATCAGACATGGACTGATCGACATAATGAGAACATCCCTAGTACCACCATGACTACCCTGTGGTCTCTATCAGTGGCCATCTTCTCTGTGGGCGGCATTATTGGATCCTTCTCCGTTGGGCTGTTTGTTAACCGCTTTGGAAG gAGGAACTCTATGCTCATGGCTAACGTCCTGGCTTTCATCGCTGCAGCATTGATGGGCTTCTCTAAAATGGCGGCGTCCTGGGAGATGCTCATTACTGGACGGTTTGTGGTGGGCCTTTACTCGGGCCTGTCCACTGGTTTTGTGCCCATGTATGTGGGTGAAGTGGCCCCCACAGCCCTTAGAGGAGCCCTGGGAACCCTTCACCAGTTGGGCATTGTTATTGGCATCCTCATGGCTCAG ATCTTTGGTATGGACTCAATCATGGGAAATGCCACCATGTGGCCATTCCTCCTTGGCTTCACCTTCATCCCAGCCCTGCTGCAGTGCTGTTTACTGCCCTTCTGCCCCGAGAGCCCTCGATTTCTCCTTATCATCCGCAACGAGGAAGACAAAGCCAAATCAG TGCTTAAAAAGCTGCGTGGGATGACAGATGTGAGCGCAGACATGCAGGAGATGAAGGAGGAGAGCAGACAGATGATGAGAGAGAAGAAGGTGACCATTCCTGAACTGTTCCGCTCCCCGCTCTACCGACAGCCCATCATTATAGCCATCATGCTGCAGCTGTCCCAGCAGCTGTCTGGAATCAATGCT GTATTCTACTACTCTACAAAGATCTTTGAGAAGGCAGGTGTGAAGCAGCCAGTTTACGCCACGATTGGAGCAGGAGTCGTCAACACCGCTTTCACTGTTGTGTCT CTGTTTGTGGTTGAGCGAGCGGGCCGCAGGTCTCTGCACCTCTTGGGACTTCTGGGAATGGCTGGATCTGCCGTACTGATGACCATCGCTGTTGCATTGCTG GAAAAGTACGACTGGATGTCCTACATGAGCATCGTAGCAATCTTTGCATTCGTTGCCTTCTTTGAGATCGGACCAGGCCCCATCCCATGGTTCATTGTGGCTGAACTGTTCAGTCAGGGCCCAAGACCCTCTGCTTTTGCTGTTGCTGGATTCTCCAACTGGACAGCGAACTTTATCGTGGGCATGTGCTTTCAGTATGTCGAG GAGCTCTGTGGGGCGTACGTGTTCATCATCTTCACCGTATTCTTACTGTGCTTCTTCATCTTCACTTACTTCAAAGTCCCAGAGACCAAGGGCCGGACGTTCGACGAAATCTCCGCCGGTTTCCGCCAGACAGCATCAGGTGCCGAGAAGCACTTGCCTGACGAGATGAGCAGCCTGGGGGCGGACTCTCAACTTTAA